Genomic segment of Streptomyces sp. NBC_01210:
TCGGCGAGCTGCAGAAGGCGTGCGACTCCACCGCGCGTGGATTCGAGGACGTCGTCAAGGTCCTGGACAAGGCCGAGGCGACCAGCGAGCGCTACATCGAGGGCACCTTCTTCCTGCGCGCCCGCGTCGAGGGCAACGACATCGGTTACGGGTCGATCTGCGCGGCGGGCCCGCACGCCACCACCCTGCACTGGGTGCGCAACGACGGCCCGGTCCGCTCCGGCGAGCTGCTGCTGCTGGACGCCGGCGTGGAGACCCACACCCTCTACACCGCCGACATCACGCGCACCCTGCCCATCAACGGCCGCTTCAACGAGCTGCAGCGCAAGATCTACGACGCGGTGTACGAGTCTCAGGAAGCGGGCATCGCGGCGGTGAAGCCGGGCGCCAAGTACCGCGACTTCCACGACGCCTCACAGCGCGTGCTCGCTGAGAAGCTCGTCGAGTGGGGTCTGGTCGAGGGCCCGGTGGAGCGTGTCCTCGAACTGGGTCTGCAGCGCCGCTGGACGCTGCACGGCACCGGCCACATGCTCGGCATGGACGTCCACGACTGCGCCGCCGCGCGCACCGAGGCGTACGTCGACGGGACGCTGGAGCCCGGCATGTGCCTCACGGTGGAGCCAGGTCTCTACTTCCAGGCGGACGATCTGACGGTGCCGGAGGAGTACCGCGGCATCGGCGTCCGGATCGAGGACGACATCCTGGTCACCGAGGACGGCAACCGGAACCTGTCGGCGGCGCTGCCGCGGCAGGCGGACGAGGTCGAGGCCTGGATGGCCTCGCTCAAGGGCTGACCGGACGACGGATACGGCGGAGGGCGCGCGGCTCAGGACACCTTGAGCAGCGCGTCCTCCCGCCACTTCAGGATCTTGTCGAAGCTGACCACCGCGCCCCGGCCCGGCCGGTTGCGAAAGTGGACATGGTCGGCGAGCTGCTCGATCAGACAGAGCCCGCGGCCGCTCTCCGCGGTCGGCGAGGCCGGCGTCATGGCGTACGCGCACTGCCCGCCGTGCCGCATCGGAAAGCCCGGACCCGAATCGGCCACTTCGATACGGCATGTCTCGCCGTCCAGATATGCGGTCACCCGGTACGCCGACGAGGCTTCGCCGGACCCCCGGTCACCGCCGTGCTCGACGGCATTCGCGCAGGCTTCGCTCAGCGCGACCGAGAGATCGTACGAAATATCAGGATCAACCCCCGCGGTCTCCATCGTGCCGAGCAGCAGCCGACGGGCGAGCGGAACGCTCGCAGCTTCGCGCCTCAAGTGGAGAGACCACC
This window contains:
- a CDS encoding aminopeptidase P family protein, producing MAEELTPAESDLAADAAGPEEEEQPIKQRKNGLYPGVSDELAENMTTGWADTELRDLEPIAQASHTAARRAALSARFPGERLVIPAGNLKTRSNDTEYAFRASTEYAYLTGDQSEDGVLVLEPTADGHRATICLLPRSNRENGEFWLSGQGELWVGRRHSLSEAEQLLGIPAKDVRELPEQLRQATGAVRAVRGHDAGIEAALTDKVTAERDEELRVYLSEARAVKDEFEIGELQKACDSTARGFEDVVKVLDKAEATSERYIEGTFFLRARVEGNDIGYGSICAAGPHATTLHWVRNDGPVRSGELLLLDAGVETHTLYTADITRTLPINGRFNELQRKIYDAVYESQEAGIAAVKPGAKYRDFHDASQRVLAEKLVEWGLVEGPVERVLELGLQRRWTLHGTGHMLGMDVHDCAAARTEAYVDGTLEPGMCLTVEPGLYFQADDLTVPEEYRGIGVRIEDDILVTEDGNRNLSAALPRQADEVEAWMASLKG
- a CDS encoding ATP-binding protein — encoded protein: MSIWWSLHLRREAASVPLARRLLLGTMETAGVDPDISYDLSVALSEACANAVEHGGDRGSGEASSAYRVTAYLDGETCRIEVADSGPGFPMRHGGQCAYAMTPASPTAESGRGLCLIEQLADHVHFRNRPGRGAVVSFDKILKWREDALLKVS